In Pseudobdellovibrio exovorus JSS, the genomic stretch CATCCGCGGATAAAACGTTATCGTTGTCGCGATCGAATTTTTTGAAAATTTTGTATTTGCCTTCAAAGAATTCACTGGCTGAAACGCGACCATCGTTATTTGCATCTAAACCTTGGCAGATATGTTTTTGATAACAATCTTGAACGGCAAGATCCGTGGCATTGGGTTTTAGCATCGAGCCGTAAATGTTTCCCACTTCGACCATGTACTCTTGAAATGTCACATGACCATCGCCATTCGGGTCATAACCGCGCGGCGCGGTCAGCTCATTTGCAGAATAGTGTGTAGACCCTTTTGTGTGCGTTTCTGTGATGGACTCGCAAGACGACAAGTTTAGAAAAGCAGCTGCAAGTAAACTAAATAACAGAGTATGTTTCATCGCGACCTCTTCGGTTAAAAAAAGAGGCTAACAAGGCTTTCGTTTTGAGTCAAAAGCCCTATACACCCTAAGCTTAAATTTAAGGGCCTCCTATTTTTTTCAGCTCCGACTCGATTTCTTTTGCAAGGTGAAGGTTCTTTCTTTTGAAAAGTGATCAACCACAAATCCAGAAAGACAAAAGAGGATAACAGCTAAACTGAGAGCATTCGGAAAAGGCTTCAAAGTTAATCCATAACCAATCATGGCAAAAATTCCAACAGCAACAAGTGCCTAAAGTGTTTTGGGACAATCGCTGATGAATTTATCTGTACGTGCTTTTTTTTGATTGTACGAACTCAATCGGATTTTTTGGTAGGCCTCTTGATAAGTGACAATTCTTTTCGGATTTGTGATAAGCAGAGTTCCTCCGACAGAAGCGTAGACTAGGCCAACGAGAATAAGCGGGATGGTCATTGATTTTGCGTAAGGGGTTTCTTGAGCTGTATGCTAAGTTATTGTATTTACTGATCTATATCATGCAATAACTAAATTATATACATTAAAAATCATTAAATACTCATATATTGGTATTTATATGAATTATACGGCTATAATTATCTATATATGAGTATTTAATACATATGTAATAATTAACTTTATATGGGTAATTATAAGCAAAATATGGCATTATATTACCATATATGATAATATAATAGAGTATGAATAATTGGAATGATGAAAGCACCTATAGACTGTTGAAGCTGATCGGCGAAGCGGTGAAAACTCGGCGTTTGCAAAAGAATATTTCCCAGGCAGAACTATCCAAACTGAGCGGCATTTCCTTGAATTCAATTACGCGTTTCGAAACGGGTAAAGGAAACATCACCCTTTACAGTTTGATCAATATTTTAAAAGTGCTCGATATGACAGAGGCATTAGAATCTGTATTCTCTGTTAATCGGATAACACCGAGTTTGCTAGCAAAGGCTGTTAGAAAAAATAATGTGCAACAAAGGGTTCGTCGCACTAAAGGAAAATCCACCCGAGGACCATGGCTATGGGAAGAAGATAAGAAATGAGTTTAGCTGTAACGAACGTTGCTGAAGTTTATTTGTGGGGTTCTTTAATTGGATATGTAAGTTGGAGTTCTGAAAGAGAAATCGGATCTTTTGAGTATGACGAAGAGTTTTTAAAAAGTTCGATTGAACCAGCTCCTTTAAAGATGCCAAATAAAATAGGGGTGTATGAATTTATTGAGTTATCAAAAGAAACATTCAAAGGTCTGCCAGGAATGTTGGCTGATTCACTGCCAGATAAGTTCGGCAACTCTTTGATCAATGTCTGGTTGGCAAAACAGGGAAGGGACGTCGACAGTTTTCATTCTGTGGAAAGACTTTGCTATATCGGATCAAGAGGTATGGGAGCCTTGGAATTCAAACCCAGCAGTTATGTGGCCAGAAAAAGTAATGTGCCTATTGATGTCCATGAAATGGTTGAGCTGGCTTCAAGCATTTTATCCGACAGGGGCAATGTAAAAGAAAATCTGAACTCAAAAGATGATAAAAAAAGAAAAGAAGCTTTAACAAATTTATTGGTCATTGGTACTTCGGCAGGCGGTGCACGGGCCAAATGTATAATTGCATACAATGAAAAAACTGGCGAAGTCAGATCGGGTCAATTGGCGACTGACAAAGAGTTTACCTACTGGCTGCTAAAGTTAGATGGAGTTTCTGATAACAAAGACAAAGAATTAAACGATCCGAAAGGCTATGGGCGTATTGAGTATGCTTATTACTTGATGGCGAAGGCCTGTGGGATTGATATGAGCGAATGCCGGTTATATGAGGAAAACGACAGAGCTCATTTTATGACAAAAAGATTCGACCGCTTAGATGGTGGTGAAAAGCTGCATATGCAATCGCTGTGTGGGATTGCCCATTTTGATTTTAATATCGCAGGTGCGTACAGCTACGAACAGGCCTTAGAGGTGATTCGGGAAGTCGTGTCGGACAACAAATTACAAGCTCTTGAACAACAATATAAAAGAGCAGTATTTAATGTTATAGGCAGAAATCAAGACGATCACACGAAGAACATCGCATTTTTAATGAATAAGCAGGGGGAATGGAAACTTTCGCCAGCCTTTGATATGAGTTACAGTTACAATCCTTCTGGTGAATGGACCAACCAACATCAGATGAGAATCAATGGAAAAAGAGACAAATTTACAGAGGAAGATCTGCTGGAGCTTTCGAAAAAAGCCGATTTGACCAACGATAAAGCACTTAAGATTATAGAAAACATCACGGATGTTTTTAAACGCTGGGATCAATATGCTGAACAGGCCAAAGTATCCAAAAAATTTCAAGACGATATTAGACTTAATTTAAGAACGGATCTGTACAAAAAGAAAAAAGCTGGGAAGTAGAAGAGCCCAATAAATTACAGGTCTTTCACAATCCTCCTGCAGGAACAAAAAACTCTTCAAAGTCTTTTTTGATATCCGACAACTTTTTTCGTAGAAACTGCAACTGTTGATAAAACTGTTTGCCTTTCACCCGCTATTCGTCAGATAGTTTTAAGTATTGGATATTATAGTAGTGGCGTCATGTCACCACTTAAACACGATGAGATACAACCAGTGGATTCAAATACAAAATGAATAAAATTCCGCCCGAAACACATAAGTCAAAACACATTAATTGGCTTCGTGCCGCAGTATTGGGTGCCAACGATGGAATCGTATCCACAGCTAGTTTAATTGTGGGAGTTGCGTCTGCTAACTCTTCTCAGCAAAGTGTTCTGTTGGCTGGAATAGCGGGATTAGTAGCTGGAGCCATGTCGATGGCAGCCGGAGAATACGTTTCGGTAAGCTCGCAAGCAGATACAGAAAGTGCTGATTTAATAAAAGAGCAGAAAGAAATAGCTGCTAATCCTGAGTATGAGCGCATGGAGCTTGCTCAGATCTATGTTCAGCGTGGACTTGACCTTGAATTGGCAACCAAAGTTTCTGAGCAGCTAATGGCACACGATGCTTTGGGAAGTCATGCTAGGGACGAGCTAGGAATAACTGAAGTCATGAGTGCTAAACCCATTCAGGCCGCTTTGGCTTCTGCCGGAGCCTTTTCTGTGGGAGCGGCGCTGCCATTACTTCTTATTTTAATTTCCTCCCGTGAAATCTTAATCCCTCTTGTGTCAGGGGGATCGATAGTTTTTCTTGTTGTACTTGGCATTCTTGCGGCTTGGGTAGGAGGCGCCAACATATGGAAGGGTGCTTTTCGAGTCGCTTTATGGGGAGCCTTAGCAATGGCACTTACGGCAGGTGTGGGCACTCTATTCGGAGCATCAGTTTAAAAGTTGAACTTCTTGTTGATAATCGCACAAGGTGGGTTACCAGAAAAAAAGCACCCGATTTAAAGTTTACTTTCTACACGAATTAAATGAGCATCTTTTGCTGGCGAAGAGCCGAAGTGGCGCGAGTATTCACGATTGAATTGTGAGGCACTTTCATATCCAACTTGAAAAGCGGCTTCTCGAACCGATAATCCTTGGTGAACTAATATCTTTCGAGCTTCGAGAAGTCGGAGCTCTTTCTGATATTGAATAGGACTTAAACCAGTGACTCGTTTAAATTGTCGATGAAATGTTGTCCAAGCCATTCCGGATTTTTCGGCAATTTGCCGTACATCTAGGGTTCGCCAATAGTTCTCGCGAATCCATTGAATCGCCCTGTGAATTTGAGACTGTGGTCCGGTTTCAAACGACGCAAGTTTAAGGCGCTGACCTTGCGGGCCAATCAAAATGCGATAAAGAATCTCTCGCTCATAAACAGAAGCCAAAGCGGGAATGTCTTCAGGGGTTTCAAGCAATCGCAATAGGCGTACCCATGCGCTGACAAACTCTTCAGTCGCACGAGTCGCAAAAATAG encodes the following:
- a CDS encoding helix-turn-helix domain-containing protein yields the protein MNNWNDESTYRLLKLIGEAVKTRRLQKNISQAELSKLSGISLNSITRFETGKGNITLYSLINILKVLDMTEALESVFSVNRITPSLLAKAVRKNNVQQRVRRTKGKSTRGPWLWEEDKK
- a CDS encoding VIT1/CCC1 transporter family protein codes for the protein MNKIPPETHKSKHINWLRAAVLGANDGIVSTASLIVGVASANSSQQSVLLAGIAGLVAGAMSMAAGEYVSVSSQADTESADLIKEQKEIAANPEYERMELAQIYVQRGLDLELATKVSEQLMAHDALGSHARDELGITEVMSAKPIQAALASAGAFSVGAALPLLLILISSREILIPLVSGGSIVFLVVLGILAAWVGGANIWKGAFRVALWGALAMALTAGVGTLFGASV
- a CDS encoding EF-hand domain-containing protein, producing the protein MKHTLLFSLLAAAFLNLSSCESITETHTKGSTHYSANELTAPRGYDPNGDGHVTFQEYMVEVGNIYGSMLKPNATDLAVQDCYQKHICQGLDANNDGRVSASEFFEGKYKIFKKFDRDNDNVLSADEFKEAKKILLRKD
- a CDS encoding AraC family transcriptional regulator; the encoded protein is MKDLLSEIARLTKHSPVWPKQTALARVMITKGEIPQHQLAAVYEPMIGFTVFGRKTISFGESTVKAEGPSYYVIPTQVPATGKVDQAENGQAYLSLGLKINKQLLRSLLEDNSRRIQRSEDSQAIFATRATEEFVSAWVRLLRLLETPEDIPALASVYEREILYRILIGPQGQRLKLASFETGPQSQIHRAIQWIRENYWRTLDVRQIAEKSGMAWTTFHRQFKRVTGLSPIQYQKELRLLEARKILVHQGLSVREAAFQVGYESASQFNREYSRHFGSSPAKDAHLIRVESKL
- a CDS encoding type II toxin-antitoxin system HipA family toxin; this encodes MSLAVTNVAEVYLWGSLIGYVSWSSEREIGSFEYDEEFLKSSIEPAPLKMPNKIGVYEFIELSKETFKGLPGMLADSLPDKFGNSLINVWLAKQGRDVDSFHSVERLCYIGSRGMGALEFKPSSYVARKSNVPIDVHEMVELASSILSDRGNVKENLNSKDDKKRKEALTNLLVIGTSAGGARAKCIIAYNEKTGEVRSGQLATDKEFTYWLLKLDGVSDNKDKELNDPKGYGRIEYAYYLMAKACGIDMSECRLYEENDRAHFMTKRFDRLDGGEKLHMQSLCGIAHFDFNIAGAYSYEQALEVIREVVSDNKLQALEQQYKRAVFNVIGRNQDDHTKNIAFLMNKQGEWKLSPAFDMSYSYNPSGEWTNQHQMRINGKRDKFTEEDLLELSKKADLTNDKALKIIENITDVFKRWDQYAEQAKVSKKFQDDIRLNLRTDLYKKKKAGK